The following are encoded together in the Gasterosteus aculeatus chromosome 7, fGasAcu3.hap1.1, whole genome shotgun sequence genome:
- the snx19a gene encoding sorting nexin-19a isoform X2, whose product MPSTASSPHWPLSELLGQRSLLGLGALLAWLVLFHLLVNVWLLCVFTSLLVVLGGWLGSRAALDANSLLHLEHFLPLGKMSPPVHSPEHEWRLNHEIHNAVHKAVRDFVSSWYRTLLPEEEGEFERAVRNTMLESVMELKERARRVDRKALVQRLLELYGCHLQSYMTARQIQSTQKQSFSLWQLYSQVDAPHPAVRSAAAELCYSRALVNLMLHVLVPYPHMETRTGGYMVTELITCNVLLPLISRASDPDWLNQTIVDVIARSREPQELPPAVALYGCQIQHESWTTCRSLSSSDAASFNSIGTSDLDDLQSHSSICEKDSSPSSTVSLASVGKVEGCHGGSLTPCKVNCCSVTSGRYSHSPDPKRISLDSLIQSDSEDDLTGGFCDCGSPTDICNAMTSKEDEAFGCFGPLKNLGPKMGVPEDSQWPAGIAQEKSPTCSPRRLRLASCPFDTHNIQAAPVNLHNVQISGTVAAKEQRGTGTHPYTLYTVKFETLATAENGEALQPGSCRTVNRRYSEFLNLQTRLEEKPEVKKVIKNVKGPKKMFPDLPFGNADNDKVEARKSQLDTFLKQLSSIPETSNSDDMQEFLALNSDVCTYFGRKPFVKSRIDKMMENALDTLKTAFPHPEPLSPTEDLEGDADGRTTDSRKRLRFQSKISPSLNIPDLHPKVTYCFSEGSAILNGMSLSGLESFVKEQEVLLCERNGKETSKRSWVKPGMDRKTLGKTHSTDTAVADVALNILCLLMKDQWSWLCTENIQKTIRLLFGTFIERWLDLGVAHLTSAPCWVIYLQVLQEAVWPGGTLPAQPRPERSAAEREETKEQCLDCLMQLLPELIADMLGSEKYRLSLETMLESLQDHQINKHLIYCICDLLLDFLIPESCSAAFQGSLLQSLGKDTERESPLA is encoded by the exons ATGCCTTCCACGGCGAGCTCGCCTCACTGGCCTCTATCCGAGTTGCTCGGGCAGCGCAGTCTGCTGGGCCTCGGAGCGCTGCTGGCATGGCTCGTCCTCTTCCATCTCCTCGTGAATGTTTGGCTCCTCTGCGTCTTCACCAGTCTCTTGGTGGTCCTCGGAGGTTGGCTCGGGTCCCGTGCCGCGCTGGACGCAAACAGCCTCCTCCACCTGGAGCACTTTTTGCCTCTCGGCAAAATGAGCCCTCCCGTGCATTCGCCTGAACACGAGTGGCGGTTGAACCACGAGATCCACAATGCCGTTCACAAAGCGGTGCGTGACTTTGTGTCCTCGTGGTACCGCACTCTgctgccggaggaggagggggagtttGAGCGTGCGGTGCGTAACACCATGCTGGAGTCGGTGATGGAACTGAAGGAGCGAGCGCGGCGAGTGGACCGAAAGGCGCTGGTTCAGCGGCTGCTCGAGCTGTACGGCTGTCACCTGCAGAGCTACATGACGGCCCGGCAGATACAGTCGACGCAGAAGCAGAGCTTCAGCCTCTGGCAGCTCTACAGCCAAGTAGACGCCCCTCACCCGGCTGTGAGAAGTGCTGCCGCCGAGCTCTGCTACTCGAGGGCCCTGGTTAACCTCATGTTACACGTGCTTGTTCCGTACCCCCACATGGAGACCAGGACCGGAGGTTACATGGTTACGGAGCTCATCACCTGCAACGTCCTGCTGCCGCTCATAAGCAGGGCGTCCGATCCTGACTGGCTCAACCAGACCATTGTGGACGTCATCGCCAGGTCCAGAGAACCGCAGGAGCTCCCTCCTGCGGTTGCTCTGTACGGCTGTCAGATCCAGCACGAGTCCTGGACCACCTGCAGGTCCCTCTCTTCTTCTGATGCGGCCAGCTTCAACAGCATAGGCACCTCCGACCTGGACGACCTGCAGAGCCACAGCAGCATCTGCGAGAAGGACTCCTCACCGAGCAGCACGGTCAGCCTGGCGTCCGTCGGGAAAGTAGAGGGTTGCCACGGAGGTTCGCTCACGCCGTGCAAAGTGAACTGCTGCTCCGTCACGTCTGGCCGCTACTCCCACTCACCGGATCCCAAACGGATTTCGTTGGACTCCTTGATTCAATCGGACTCCGAAGACGACCTGACGGGAGGCTTTTGTGACTGCGGTTCTCCAACCGACATCTGCAACGCGATGACTTCAAAAGAAGACGAGGCGTTCGGGTGCTTCGGTCCTCTGAAAAACCTCGGGCCTAAAATGGGGGTGCCCGAGGACTCCCAGTGGCCAGCGGGCATAGCCCAAGAAAAATCTCCAACATGTTCCCCACGAAGACTCCGCCTAGCTTCCTGCCCCTTTGACACCCACAACATCCAAGCTGCGCCTGTGAACCTCCACAATGTGCAAATTTCTGGCACGGTCGCTGCAAAAGAACAGCGTGGCACAGGCACACATCCCTATACTCTCTACACTGTGAAA TTTGAGACCCTCGCTACAGCGGAGAACGGTGAAGCTCTGCAACCTGGGTCCTGTCGTACCGTTAACCGGAGATACAGCGAGTTCCTCAACCTGCAAACACGTTTAGAGGAGAAGCCCGAGGTTAAGAAGGTAATCAAGA atgtCAAAGGGCCAAAGAAGATGTTCCCGGACCTGCCGTTTGGCAATGCAGACAACGACAAGGTCGAAGCCCGCAAAAGCCAACTGGACACGTTCCTTAAA CAATTAAGCTCTATTCCTGAGACATCCAACAGTGATGACATGCAGGAGTTCCTGGCTCTCAACTCTGATGTTTGTACATATTTTGGAAGAAAGCCATTTGTCAAGTCGAGAATCGATAAG ATGATGGAAAATGctttagacactttgaagacGGCTTTCCCTCATCCTGAGCCGCTCAGCCCCACAGAGGACCTGGAGGGAGATGCAGACGGAAGAACGACGGACAGCAGAAA GAGGCTTAGGTTCCAAAGCAAAATTTCCCCGTCTCTCAACATACCTGACCTACACCCCAAAGTGACATACTGCTTTAGTGAAGGCAGCGCT ATCCTAAATGGCATGTCGCTGTCAGGCCTGGAGAGCTTCGTCAAAGAGCAGGAAGTACTTTTATGTGAGCGGAATGGGAAAGAGACATCCAAGCGGAGCTGGGTAAAGCCTGGCATGGACAGGAAGACGTTAGGAAAAACTCACAGCACAG ACACAGCCGTGGCGGATGTTGCTTTGAACATTTTGTGTCTGCTGATGAAGGACCAGTGGAGTTGGCTTTGCACTGAGAACATACAGAAGACCATTAGGCTGCTCTTTGGCACCTTCATTGAGAG ATGGTTGGATTTAGGCGTTGCCCACCTCACCAGTGCCCCCTGCTGGGTGATTTACCTTCAAGTGCTGCAGGAAGCTGTGTGGCCGGGGGGCACGCTGCCTGCTCAACCACGGCCGGAACGCAGTGCGGCCGAAAGAGAGGAAACCAAGGAGCAGTGTCTGGACTGTCTCATGCAGCTTCTGCCAG AGCTTATCGCTGACATGTTGGGAAGTGAGAAGTACAGACTGAGCTTGGAGACCATGCTGGAGTCTTTACAGGATCATCAGATAAACAA gCATCTAATCTACTGCATCTGTGACCTGCTACTCGACTTTCTGATCCCTGAGTCGTGCAGCGCGGCCTTCCAGGGGTCTCTGCTGCAGAGCCTGGgcaaagacacagagagggaaagtCCGCTGGCGTGA
- the snx19a gene encoding sorting nexin-19a isoform X1: MPSTASSPHWPLSELLGQRSLLGLGALLAWLVLFHLLVNVWLLCVFTSLLVVLGGWLGSRAALDANSLLHLEHFLPLGKMSPPVHSPEHEWRLNHEIHNAVHKAVRDFVSSWYRTLLPEEEGEFERAVRNTMLESVMELKERARRVDRKALVQRLLELYGCHLQSYMTARQIQSTQKQSFSLWQLYSQVDAPHPAVRSAAAELCYSRALVNLMLHVLVPYPHMETRTGGYMVTELITCNVLLPLISRASDPDWLNQTIVDVIARSREPQELPPAVALYGCQIQHESWTTCRSLSSSDAASFNSIGTSDLDDLQSHSSICEKDSSPSSTVSLASVGKVEGCHGGSLTPCKVNCCSVTSGRYSHSPDPKRISLDSLIQSDSEDDLTGGFCDCGSPTDICNAMTSKEDEAFGCFGPLKNLGPKMGVPEDSQWPAGIAQEKSPTCSPRRLRLASCPFDTHNIQAAPVNLHNVQISGTVAAKEQRGTGTHPYTLYTVKFETLATAENGEALQPGSCRTVNRRYSEFLNLQTRLEEKPEVKKVIKNVKGPKKMFPDLPFGNADNDKVEARKSQLDTFLKQLSSIPETSNSDDMQEFLALNSDVCTYFGRKPFVKSRIDKMMENALDTLKTAFPHPEPLSPTEDLEGDADGRTTDSRKYMRLRFQSKISPSLNIPDLHPKVTYCFSEGSAILNGMSLSGLESFVKEQEVLLCERNGKETSKRSWVKPGMDRKTLGKTHSTDTAVADVALNILCLLMKDQWSWLCTENIQKTIRLLFGTFIERWLDLGVAHLTSAPCWVIYLQVLQEAVWPGGTLPAQPRPERSAAEREETKEQCLDCLMQLLPELIADMLGSEKYRLSLETMLESLQDHQINKHLIYCICDLLLDFLIPESCSAAFQGSLLQSLGKDTERESPLA, from the exons ATGCCTTCCACGGCGAGCTCGCCTCACTGGCCTCTATCCGAGTTGCTCGGGCAGCGCAGTCTGCTGGGCCTCGGAGCGCTGCTGGCATGGCTCGTCCTCTTCCATCTCCTCGTGAATGTTTGGCTCCTCTGCGTCTTCACCAGTCTCTTGGTGGTCCTCGGAGGTTGGCTCGGGTCCCGTGCCGCGCTGGACGCAAACAGCCTCCTCCACCTGGAGCACTTTTTGCCTCTCGGCAAAATGAGCCCTCCCGTGCATTCGCCTGAACACGAGTGGCGGTTGAACCACGAGATCCACAATGCCGTTCACAAAGCGGTGCGTGACTTTGTGTCCTCGTGGTACCGCACTCTgctgccggaggaggagggggagtttGAGCGTGCGGTGCGTAACACCATGCTGGAGTCGGTGATGGAACTGAAGGAGCGAGCGCGGCGAGTGGACCGAAAGGCGCTGGTTCAGCGGCTGCTCGAGCTGTACGGCTGTCACCTGCAGAGCTACATGACGGCCCGGCAGATACAGTCGACGCAGAAGCAGAGCTTCAGCCTCTGGCAGCTCTACAGCCAAGTAGACGCCCCTCACCCGGCTGTGAGAAGTGCTGCCGCCGAGCTCTGCTACTCGAGGGCCCTGGTTAACCTCATGTTACACGTGCTTGTTCCGTACCCCCACATGGAGACCAGGACCGGAGGTTACATGGTTACGGAGCTCATCACCTGCAACGTCCTGCTGCCGCTCATAAGCAGGGCGTCCGATCCTGACTGGCTCAACCAGACCATTGTGGACGTCATCGCCAGGTCCAGAGAACCGCAGGAGCTCCCTCCTGCGGTTGCTCTGTACGGCTGTCAGATCCAGCACGAGTCCTGGACCACCTGCAGGTCCCTCTCTTCTTCTGATGCGGCCAGCTTCAACAGCATAGGCACCTCCGACCTGGACGACCTGCAGAGCCACAGCAGCATCTGCGAGAAGGACTCCTCACCGAGCAGCACGGTCAGCCTGGCGTCCGTCGGGAAAGTAGAGGGTTGCCACGGAGGTTCGCTCACGCCGTGCAAAGTGAACTGCTGCTCCGTCACGTCTGGCCGCTACTCCCACTCACCGGATCCCAAACGGATTTCGTTGGACTCCTTGATTCAATCGGACTCCGAAGACGACCTGACGGGAGGCTTTTGTGACTGCGGTTCTCCAACCGACATCTGCAACGCGATGACTTCAAAAGAAGACGAGGCGTTCGGGTGCTTCGGTCCTCTGAAAAACCTCGGGCCTAAAATGGGGGTGCCCGAGGACTCCCAGTGGCCAGCGGGCATAGCCCAAGAAAAATCTCCAACATGTTCCCCACGAAGACTCCGCCTAGCTTCCTGCCCCTTTGACACCCACAACATCCAAGCTGCGCCTGTGAACCTCCACAATGTGCAAATTTCTGGCACGGTCGCTGCAAAAGAACAGCGTGGCACAGGCACACATCCCTATACTCTCTACACTGTGAAA TTTGAGACCCTCGCTACAGCGGAGAACGGTGAAGCTCTGCAACCTGGGTCCTGTCGTACCGTTAACCGGAGATACAGCGAGTTCCTCAACCTGCAAACACGTTTAGAGGAGAAGCCCGAGGTTAAGAAGGTAATCAAGA atgtCAAAGGGCCAAAGAAGATGTTCCCGGACCTGCCGTTTGGCAATGCAGACAACGACAAGGTCGAAGCCCGCAAAAGCCAACTGGACACGTTCCTTAAA CAATTAAGCTCTATTCCTGAGACATCCAACAGTGATGACATGCAGGAGTTCCTGGCTCTCAACTCTGATGTTTGTACATATTTTGGAAGAAAGCCATTTGTCAAGTCGAGAATCGATAAG ATGATGGAAAATGctttagacactttgaagacGGCTTTCCCTCATCCTGAGCCGCTCAGCCCCACAGAGGACCTGGAGGGAGATGCAGACGGAAGAACGACGGACAGCAGAAAGTACAT GAGGCTTAGGTTCCAAAGCAAAATTTCCCCGTCTCTCAACATACCTGACCTACACCCCAAAGTGACATACTGCTTTAGTGAAGGCAGCGCT ATCCTAAATGGCATGTCGCTGTCAGGCCTGGAGAGCTTCGTCAAAGAGCAGGAAGTACTTTTATGTGAGCGGAATGGGAAAGAGACATCCAAGCGGAGCTGGGTAAAGCCTGGCATGGACAGGAAGACGTTAGGAAAAACTCACAGCACAG ACACAGCCGTGGCGGATGTTGCTTTGAACATTTTGTGTCTGCTGATGAAGGACCAGTGGAGTTGGCTTTGCACTGAGAACATACAGAAGACCATTAGGCTGCTCTTTGGCACCTTCATTGAGAG ATGGTTGGATTTAGGCGTTGCCCACCTCACCAGTGCCCCCTGCTGGGTGATTTACCTTCAAGTGCTGCAGGAAGCTGTGTGGCCGGGGGGCACGCTGCCTGCTCAACCACGGCCGGAACGCAGTGCGGCCGAAAGAGAGGAAACCAAGGAGCAGTGTCTGGACTGTCTCATGCAGCTTCTGCCAG AGCTTATCGCTGACATGTTGGGAAGTGAGAAGTACAGACTGAGCTTGGAGACCATGCTGGAGTCTTTACAGGATCATCAGATAAACAA gCATCTAATCTACTGCATCTGTGACCTGCTACTCGACTTTCTGATCCCTGAGTCGTGCAGCGCGGCCTTCCAGGGGTCTCTGCTGCAGAGCCTGGgcaaagacacagagagggaaagtCCGCTGGCGTGA
- the LOC120822014 gene encoding carotenoid-cleaving dioxygenase, mitochondrial, with protein sequence MPPVKLETADDAKPVDNGKATEFITSALKGLETIEPLVRSVEETPEPISAEVQGTIPSWISGKLLRNGPGKFEFGNTHYNHWFDGMAMLHQFKIHEGQVTYMSRFLDSDAYKNNREKDRIVMSEFGTLAMPDPCKNVFQRFLSRFEMITPTDNASVSFVKYKGDYFVSTETNFMHRVNPENLESLEKVDWSKFIAVNGATAHPHYDPDGTTYNMGNSYGSKGALYNIIRVPPEKTDAKDTLQGTKILCSIVPANKSHPSYYHSFAMSENYVVFIEQPIKMDLMKIVTCKLRGKAMSDGIYWDPKLETVFHVVNKKNGEVSSVKYHTKAISTFHQINAFEEDGFLMIDLCCSDNGQAINNYLIQNLRKSGDALDEVYNTMGRVFPRRFVLPLNVTGETPTDQNLNTRLSSSATCVKVSNDKVFCQHEDLHGDELHQYGGLEFPQINYGRNNTRPYRYFYGCGFRHLVGDSLLKMDLKDKTFKVWQQKGFFPSEPAFVPSPDAVEEDEGLILSVVLSPSQDKGAFLLVLDSKSFEELARAYVPVNMAYGFHGTFDASA encoded by the exons ATGCCTCCTGTGAAGCTCGAGACGGCAG ACGACGCTAAGCCTGTTGACAATGGCAAGGCAACGGAATTCATTACCTCAGCATTGAAGGGACTAGAGACAATTGAGCCTCTGGTGCGCTCGGTAGAAGAGACCCCGGAGCCGATATCCGCTGAAGTGCAAGGTACCATCCCATCCTGGATCAGTGGCAAACTCCTCCGCAATGGCCCGGGGAAGTTTGAGTTTGGAAACACACA CTACAACCACTGGTTCGATGGGATGGCCATGCTGCACCAGTTCAAGATCCACGAAGGTCAGGTGACGTACATGAGTCGGTTCTTGGACAGCGATGCCTACAAGAACAATCGCGAAAAGGACCGCATTGTGATGTCGGAATTTGGTACCCTGGCCATGCCCGACCCCTGTAAGAACGTCTTCCAGCGCTTCCTGTCTCGCTTTGAAATGATAA CGCCCACGGACAATGCGAGTGTGAGCTTTGTGAAGTACAAGGGTGACTACTTTGTCAGCACAGAGACTAATTTTATGCACCGAGTGAACCCGGAGAACTTAGAATCATTGGAAAAG GTAGACTGGAGCAAATTCATTGCTGTAAATGGAGCCACCGCCCACCCACACTATGACCCCGACGGCACCACCTACAATATGGGTAACTCCTATGGAAGCAAAG GAGCCCTGTACAACATCATCAGAGTGCCTCCTGAGAAGACAGATGCCAAAGACACCCTTCAGGGAACCAAAATACTTTGCTCTATTGTGCCTGCAAACAAGTCCCATCCCTCCTACTATCACAGCTTTG CCATGTCGGAGAACTACGTGGTGTTCATCGAGCAGCCGATCAAGATGGACCTGATGAAGATAGTCACATGCAAGCTGAGGGGGAAGGCTATGAGTGACGGCATCTACTGGGATCCGAAACTGGAAACGGTCTTCCATGTCGTCAACAAGAAAAACGGGGAG GTCAGCTCGGTGAAGTACCACACCAAAGCCATCTCCACCTTCCATCAGATCAACGCCTTCGAGGAAGATGGATTCTTGATGATCGACCTGTGCTGCTCAGACAACGGCCAAGCCATCAACAACTACCTCATCCAGAACCTACGCAAGTCGGGGGACGCCTTAGATGAG GTGTACAACACCATGGGCAGAGTATTCCCTCGGCGATTTGTTCTTCCTCTCAACGTGACCGGTGAAACTCCAACGGACCAGAACCTGAACACGCGGCTCTCCAGCTCAGCGACGTGTGTCAAAGTCAGCAACGACAAG GTGTTCTGCCAACACGAGGATCTCCATGGAGATGAGCTCCACCAGTACGGAGGCCTTGAGTTCCCTCAGATCAACTATGGAAGAAACAACACGCGGCCATACCGCTACTTCTATGGCTGTGGCTTCAGACACCTGGTGGGAGACTCGCTGCTCAAGATGGACCTGAAGGACAAGACATTTAAG gtGTGGCAGCAGAAGGGTTTCTTCCCTTCAGAGCCTGCGTTTGTGCCGTCGCCCGATGCCGTGGAAGAGGACGAAGGACTCATCCTCTCGGTGGTTCTCAGCCCCTCACAG GATAAAGGAGCATTCCTCTTGGTTTTGGATTCAAAGAGCTTTGAAGAACTGGCAAGAGCTTATGTGCCTGTTAACATGGCTTATGGCTTCCATGGTACCTTCGACGCCTCTGCATAA